A section of the Streptomyces sp. Je 1-369 genome encodes:
- a CDS encoding D-2-hydroxyacid dehydrogenase codes for MRNGVPSVSETTVLVLDAEPPTPPPRLGSLAGQARILHADEATLAEQLPLADVLLVWDFTSEAVRRAWPGEGPRPRWVHTASAGVDHLMCPELAASDTVVTNARGVFDQPIAEYVAALVLAMAKDLPRTLELQRERSWRHRETQRIAGTRACVIGSGPIGRAIVRTLKGLGILTALVGRTARPGVHATEELDRLMVRADWVVCAAPLTDDTRGMFDARRFGFMQPSARFINIGRGPLVVEDDLVEAVSKRWIAGAALDVFENEPLPPDSPLWTTPGLLVSPHMSGDTVGWRDALGAQFVELFQAWAAGRPLTNVVDKERGYVPGH; via the coding sequence TTGCGAAACGGTGTCCCGTCGGTTTCCGAAACGACCGTCCTCGTCCTTGACGCCGAGCCACCGACCCCGCCGCCGCGCCTCGGCAGCCTGGCCGGACAGGCCCGGATCCTGCACGCCGACGAAGCCACGCTGGCCGAACAACTGCCCTTGGCGGATGTGCTGTTGGTGTGGGACTTCACCTCGGAGGCGGTGCGCCGGGCCTGGCCCGGCGAGGGTCCGCGGCCCCGGTGGGTGCACACCGCGAGCGCGGGCGTCGACCATCTGATGTGCCCCGAACTCGCGGCGTCCGACACCGTGGTGACGAACGCCCGGGGCGTCTTCGACCAGCCCATCGCCGAGTACGTGGCGGCGCTGGTCCTCGCCATGGCCAAGGACCTGCCGCGCACCCTGGAGCTGCAGCGCGAACGCTCCTGGCGCCACCGCGAGACCCAGCGGATCGCGGGCACGCGCGCGTGCGTGATCGGTTCTGGGCCCATCGGGCGGGCCATCGTGCGCACGCTGAAGGGGCTCGGCATCCTCACGGCCCTGGTGGGCCGCACGGCGCGGCCCGGGGTGCACGCCACGGAAGAGCTCGACCGGCTGATGGTCAGGGCCGACTGGGTGGTGTGCGCGGCGCCGCTCACGGACGACACGCGGGGCATGTTCGACGCCCGGCGCTTCGGTTTCATGCAGCCGTCCGCGCGGTTCATCAACATCGGGCGCGGCCCCCTGGTGGTCGAGGACGACTTGGTCGAGGCCGTGTCCAAGCGGTGGATCGCGGGGGCCGCCCTCGACGTGTTCGAGAACGAGCCGCTGCCCCCGGACAGCCCCCTGTGGACGACGCCGGGGCTGCTCGTCTCCCCGCACATGAGCGGCGACACGGTCGGCTGGCGGGACGCGCTGGGCGCGCAGTTCGTCGAGCTGTTCCAGGCGTGGGCGGCGGGTCGGCCGCTGACGAACGTCGTCGACAAGGAACGTGGGTATGTCCCAGGTCATTGA
- a CDS encoding AAA domain-containing protein produces MQLAPPAGASFDPGAEAARATEAILHDTLHGTHRGVVVDSPPGAGKSTLVVRAARELAAAGRPLMVIAQTNAQVDDLVLRLAEKDPELPVGRLHSSDPDPYDKALDDLANVRTSTKAGDLAGLDVVISTAAKWAHVKVDQLDAPWGHAIVDEAYQMRSDALLAVAGLFERALFVGDPGQLDPFSIVGAEQWAGLSYDPSASAVATLLAHNPDLPQHRLPVSWRLPASAAPLVSDAFYPYTPFRSGTGHGDRSLRFAVESDGSGPDRVIDEAAEAGWGLLELPARNTPRTDPEAVRALARVVRRLLDRGGAATSERGPDPTPLTADRIAVGTAHRDQAAAVRAALADLGVLDVTVDTANRLQGREYDVTVVLHPLSGRPDATAFHLETGRLCVLASRHRHACIVVCRAGVTTLLDDHPSTEPVQLGVTVKFPDGWEANHAVLSRLAEHRVAWRP; encoded by the coding sequence ATGCAGCTCGCCCCGCCCGCGGGCGCCTCCTTCGACCCCGGCGCCGAGGCCGCGCGCGCCACGGAGGCGATCCTCCACGACACGCTGCACGGCACGCACCGCGGCGTCGTGGTCGACTCGCCGCCCGGCGCGGGCAAGTCGACGCTCGTGGTCCGCGCGGCCCGTGAGCTGGCCGCGGCGGGCCGCCCACTGATGGTCATCGCGCAGACGAACGCGCAGGTCGACGACCTCGTCCTGCGGCTCGCCGAGAAGGACCCCGAGCTTCCCGTGGGCCGGTTGCACAGCAGCGACCCCGATCCGTACGACAAGGCGCTCGACGACCTGGCGAACGTCCGCACGTCGACGAAGGCGGGTGACCTCGCCGGTCTCGACGTCGTCATCTCCACGGCCGCGAAGTGGGCGCACGTCAAGGTCGACCAGCTCGACGCGCCGTGGGGGCACGCGATCGTCGACGAGGCGTACCAGATGCGGTCGGACGCGCTGCTCGCCGTGGCGGGGCTCTTCGAGCGGGCGCTGTTCGTGGGCGACCCGGGGCAGTTGGACCCGTTCTCGATCGTCGGCGCGGAGCAGTGGGCGGGGTTGTCCTACGATCCGTCGGCCTCCGCGGTGGCCACGCTCCTCGCCCACAACCCCGACCTGCCGCAGCACCGCCTGCCGGTGTCCTGGCGGCTGCCCGCGTCGGCGGCGCCGCTGGTCTCGGACGCGTTCTACCCGTACACGCCGTTCCGCAGCGGAACGGGCCACGGGGACCGGTCCCTCCGCTTCGCGGTGGAGTCGGACGGGTCGGGACCGGACCGGGTGATCGACGAGGCGGCGGAGGCGGGCTGGGGTCTGCTCGAGCTCCCCGCGCGCAACACGCCACGCACGGACCCGGAGGCGGTGCGTGCGCTGGCCCGGGTGGTCCGCCGCCTCCTGGACCGGGGCGGCGCGGCGACGTCGGAGCGCGGCCCCGACCCCACGCCCCTCACCGCGGACCGGATCGCGGTCGGCACGGCCCACCGCGACCAGGCGGCGGCGGTCCGCGCCGCGCTGGCGGACCTGGGCGTCCTGGACGTCACGGTGGACACGGCCAACCGTCTCCAGGGCCGGGAGTACGACGTGACGGTCGTCCTGCACCCGCTCTCGGGCCGCCCCGACGCGACGGCGTTCCACCTGGAGACGGGCCGCCTCTGCGTCCTGGCGTCCCGGCACCGCCACGCGTGCATCGTGGTCTGCCGCGCGGGCGTCACCACGCTCCTCGACGACCACCCGTCCACGGAGCCGGTCCAGCTGGGCGTCACGGTCAAGTTCCCGGACGGCTGGGAGGCCAACCACGCGGTCCTGTCCCGCCTGGCGGAACACCGGGTGGCCTGGCGACCCTAG
- a CDS encoding histidine phosphatase family protein: MAPRILLARHGQTEWSLSGKHTGRTDIPLLEEGRRGAKLLGERLHRAPYDGLPDVEVRTSPLSRARETCEIAGFGDRATPWDALMEFDYGQYDGMTPADIQAVRPGWFIWRDGVPEGETLTQVSARADEVVEWARSADRDVLVFAHGHILRVIGARWLGFGIEFAARIRLNPTSLSVLGWAYGEPAIEAWNETGHLA, from the coding sequence ATGGCACCCCGCATCCTGCTGGCCAGGCATGGACAGACGGAGTGGTCGCTGTCCGGGAAGCACACCGGCAGGACCGACATCCCCCTCCTCGAAGAGGGCCGGCGCGGCGCGAAGCTCCTGGGGGAGCGGCTGCACCGTGCGCCCTACGACGGCCTACCGGATGTCGAAGTGCGCACGAGTCCGCTGTCCCGCGCGCGGGAGACCTGCGAGATCGCCGGTTTCGGTGACCGCGCCACCCCGTGGGACGCGCTCATGGAGTTCGACTACGGCCAGTACGACGGGATGACGCCCGCCGACATCCAGGCGGTCCGCCCCGGCTGGTTCATCTGGCGCGACGGCGTGCCGGAGGGCGAGACGCTCACGCAGGTCTCCGCGCGCGCGGACGAGGTCGTGGAGTGGGCCAGGAGCGCCGACCGCGACGTCCTGGTCTTCGCGCACGGCCACATCCTGCGGGTCATCGGAGCGCGCTGGCTCGGCTTCGGCATCGAGTTCGCCGCCCGCATCCGCCTCAACCCGACGTCCCTCTCGGTCCTGGGCTGGGCCTATGGAGAGCCCGCGATCGAGGCGTGGAACGAGACGGGCCACCTGGCGTAG
- a CDS encoding M6 family metalloprotease domain-containing protein: MSRIPHPEVDVPRQLPPWGLTRGGENSRLRSTAAFVTSLTALAATSLVAGPAIAESTAGPCALRRTTAHHSEGLDTWNTAYPRPARTLNAVMVFLSFPDSPPQTTPDELTADYFPATSQFFERASYGKFALRPHPRREWVEMPHDSLSYAIQRDWNPKRRAAYLRDAVTAADPHVDFSRYDVVYFVADPDAPGVDSDATKVVNFDRPIRADGTDIRRIVTVFERHPPDRNVLAHETGHVFDLPDLYHRPTDGKGDWDTHVGDWDLMGSQFGLAPDLFGWHKWKLGWLEPRQVRCVGAGTERLTLEPLAAPLAPGALGGTRLAVLRTGRDTVLALEARGSVGNDRATCTEGVLVYEVRNGTASGGGPVEVVDAHPDTEACWGDSVYPQLADAPVRTGESFTVPDRDVRVEVAGRTASGSWTVQVTRG, translated from the coding sequence GTGTCCCGCATTCCGCACCCGGAGGTCGACGTGCCGCGTCAGCTCCCCCCTTGGGGACTCACCCGTGGAGGGGAGAATTCCCGCCTGCGCAGCACCGCCGCCTTCGTCACCTCACTGACCGCCCTGGCCGCCACCTCACTGGTCGCGGGCCCCGCGATCGCCGAGTCCACCGCGGGACCGTGCGCCCTGCGCCGCACCACCGCGCACCACTCGGAGGGCCTCGACACCTGGAACACCGCCTACCCGCGCCCGGCCAGAACCCTGAACGCGGTGATGGTGTTCCTGTCCTTTCCCGACTCCCCGCCGCAGACCACCCCGGACGAGCTGACCGCCGACTACTTCCCCGCCACCAGCCAGTTCTTCGAACGCGCCTCGTACGGCAAGTTCGCGCTGCGCCCCCACCCGCGCCGCGAGTGGGTCGAGATGCCGCACGACTCACTCTCGTACGCCATACAGCGCGACTGGAACCCCAAGCGCCGCGCCGCCTACCTGCGCGACGCGGTGACGGCCGCCGATCCACATGTCGACTTCTCCCGGTACGACGTCGTGTACTTCGTCGCCGACCCGGACGCGCCCGGCGTCGACTCGGACGCCACGAAGGTGGTCAACTTCGACCGGCCGATAAGGGCCGACGGCACGGACATCCGGCGCATCGTCACCGTCTTCGAACGGCACCCGCCGGACCGCAACGTCCTGGCCCACGAGACGGGCCACGTCTTCGACCTCCCCGACCTCTACCACCGCCCCACCGACGGCAAGGGCGACTGGGACACCCACGTCGGCGACTGGGACCTCATGGGCAGCCAGTTCGGGCTCGCCCCCGACCTCTTCGGCTGGCACAAGTGGAAGCTGGGCTGGCTGGAGCCGCGGCAGGTGCGGTGCGTGGGCGCGGGCACGGAACGCCTCACCCTGGAACCACTGGCGGCCCCCCTCGCGCCGGGCGCCCTCGGCGGCACCCGGCTCGCGGTGCTCCGCACGGGCCGCGACACGGTGCTCGCCCTGGAGGCACGCGGCTCCGTGGGCAACGACCGTGCGACGTGCACGGAGGGCGTACTCGTCTACGAGGTGCGGAACGGGACGGCGTCGGGCGGCGGCCCCGTCGAGGTCGTCGACGCCCACCCGGATACCGAGGCCTGCTGGGGCGACTCGGTGTATCCGCAGCTGGCGGACGCGCCGGTGCGGACGGGGGAGAGCTTCACGGTGCCGGACCGTGACGTGCGGGTGGAGGTGGCGGGGCGGACGGCGTCGGGGTCGTGGACGGTGCAGGTGACGAGGGGCTGA
- a CDS encoding bifunctional DNA primase/polymerase, whose protein sequence is MSSASLHITPSPIPGAPSPTGPAHDSCDGVTAEGAAWLASAETYPRSALTHWRSRPNAPAVLPCGSAFDVVSVPAVFGRRMLDRLWDEGPGSGPVAAHRGRVLLFAAPGTAQRLPSLLEWEEWGGGAEAPPVLCHGTGDAVTVPPLTAPAPCDRLESRWLVAPGTRHPWLPGPEVVLWACVRAARSAASSAVRISIFPGGDQSAKVYDVSRRR, encoded by the coding sequence ATGAGCAGTGCATCCCTCCACATCACCCCGTCCCCCATCCCCGGCGCCCCGTCCCCCACCGGGCCCGCCCACGACTCCTGCGACGGCGTCACCGCCGAGGGAGCCGCCTGGCTCGCCTCCGCCGAAACGTATCCGCGGAGCGCCCTCACCCACTGGCGCAGCCGGCCCAACGCCCCCGCCGTCCTCCCCTGCGGCTCCGCGTTCGACGTGGTGAGCGTCCCCGCCGTCTTCGGCCGGCGGATGCTCGACCGGTTATGGGACGAGGGCCCCGGCTCGGGCCCCGTCGCCGCGCACCGAGGCCGCGTCCTGCTCTTCGCCGCCCCCGGCACCGCGCAGCGCCTGCCCTCCCTCCTGGAGTGGGAGGAATGGGGCGGCGGCGCGGAGGCCCCGCCGGTGCTCTGTCACGGCACGGGCGACGCGGTGACCGTGCCCCCGCTCACCGCCCCCGCACCCTGTGACCGCCTGGAAAGCCGCTGGCTGGTCGCCCCCGGCACCCGGCACCCCTGGCTCCCTGGACCCGAGGTCGTCCTCTGGGCCTGCGTCCGCGCGGCCCGCTCCGCGGCGTCGTCCGCCGTGCGTATATCGATTTTTCCTGGTGGCGATCAGAGTGCTAAGGTCTACGACGTCAGCAGGCGCCGCTAG
- a CDS encoding putative bifunctional diguanylate cyclase/phosphodiesterase — MNGTSEGPASTVTAPDRTRTDVTERRRADAPDPRDASDYRGAFAAAPLALAVVDGEGLVISANDALAALFGAAPGALTGCVAADLIDLASDARTWHAYREVLRGRQAKLRCTRRLKHPDGHSLWVQITVSPMPEPADRDAGGAVLLAASDISARRELQARLRHVQMHDPVTRLPNRNLFFERLATALEAGTYDDTSTGRIGLCYLDLDGFKAVNDTLGHRVGDRLLAAVGERLTRCADRAGYGRASAPLVARLGGDEFALLVEDSTGTDQLAELADTTLKALQEPFDLSGQRLSVSASIGVVERRAAGTTTTGFMQAADTTLYWAKTDGKARWTLFDPERNAHRMTRQALSSSLRPAVERGEFVLEYQPLVGLDDEGLHGVEALVRWQHPQFGLLTPNRFIGLAEEDGSIVQLGRWVLRSSCLQARRWQLEHPEREPVFVSVNVAVRQVWDSDLVADVAEILAETGLPARLLQLELTESAVMGSAGRPLQALQALSDMGVRIAIDDFGTGYSNLAYLSRLPVSVLKLDGSFVRGFQYEEGEERTNPADEVIVEAMIQLAHRLGLTVTAECVETAAQATRLRSIGCDTGQGWLYSRPVAADRISLLLEGAA; from the coding sequence GTGAACGGAACGTCCGAAGGGCCCGCCTCCACGGTCACAGCGCCCGACCGAACCCGTACCGACGTCACGGAGCGTCGCCGGGCCGACGCGCCCGACCCCCGCGACGCGTCCGACTACCGCGGCGCCTTCGCGGCCGCGCCCCTGGCTCTCGCTGTCGTCGACGGCGAGGGCCTCGTCATCAGCGCCAACGACGCCCTGGCCGCCCTGTTCGGCGCGGCCCCCGGCGCGCTCACCGGGTGCGTCGCCGCCGACCTGATCGATCTGGCATCGGACGCCCGCACCTGGCACGCGTACCGCGAGGTGCTGCGCGGCAGGCAGGCCAAGCTGCGCTGCACGCGGCGCCTGAAGCACCCCGACGGACACTCCCTGTGGGTGCAGATCACGGTCTCGCCGATGCCGGAGCCCGCCGACCGGGACGCGGGCGGGGCGGTCCTGCTCGCCGCGTCCGACATCAGCGCGCGCCGCGAACTGCAGGCCCGGCTGCGCCACGTGCAGATGCACGACCCGGTGACCCGGCTGCCCAACCGGAACCTGTTCTTCGAGCGCCTCGCGACGGCGCTGGAGGCGGGGACGTACGACGACACGAGCACCGGCCGCATCGGGCTCTGCTACCTCGACCTCGACGGGTTCAAGGCGGTCAACGACACCCTCGGCCACCGCGTCGGCGACCGGCTGCTCGCCGCCGTCGGGGAGCGGCTCACGCGCTGCGCCGACCGGGCCGGGTACGGCAGGGCGTCGGCGCCGCTGGTCGCGCGGCTCGGCGGCGACGAGTTCGCGCTGCTCGTCGAGGACTCCACCGGTACGGACCAGCTGGCCGAGCTCGCCGACACGACGCTGAAGGCCTTGCAGGAACCGTTCGACCTGTCGGGGCAGCGCCTCTCCGTCTCCGCGTCCATCGGTGTCGTGGAGCGGCGCGCCGCGGGCACCACGACGACGGGGTTCATGCAGGCCGCCGACACGACGCTGTACTGGGCGAAGACGGACGGCAAGGCCCGCTGGACGCTGTTCGACCCCGAGCGCAACGCCCACCGCATGACTCGGCAGGCCCTGTCCAGCTCACTGCGGCCCGCGGTCGAGCGGGGCGAGTTCGTCCTGGAGTACCAGCCGCTGGTGGGGCTCGACGACGAGGGCCTGCACGGGGTCGAGGCCCTGGTCCGGTGGCAGCATCCGCAGTTCGGGCTCCTGACGCCGAATCGGTTCATCGGACTGGCCGAGGAGGACGGTTCGATCGTGCAGCTGGGCCGCTGGGTGCTGCGGAGCTCCTGTCTCCAGGCCCGGCGCTGGCAGCTGGAGCACCCCGAGCGGGAGCCGGTCTTCGTCAGCGTCAACGTGGCGGTGCGCCAGGTCTGGGACTCGGACCTGGTCGCGGACGTCGCGGAGATCCTCGCCGAGACCGGCCTCCCGGCCCGCCTCCTCCAGCTCGAGCTCACCGAGTCGGCCGTGATGGGTTCGGCGGGCCGCCCCCTCCAGGCGCTGCAGGCGCTGAGCGACATGGGCGTGCGCATCGCCATCGACGACTTCGGCACGGGCTACTCGAACCTGGCCTACCTCAGCCGCCTCCCCGTCTCCGTCCTCAAACTGGACGGCTCCTTCGTACGGGGATTCCAGTACGAGGAGGGCGAGGAGCGCACCAACCCCGCCGACGAGGTCATCGTCGAAGCGATGATCCAACTCGCCCACCGCCTGGGCCTGACGGTGACGGCCGAATGCGTGGAAACAGCAGCCCAGGCCACCCGCCTGCGCAGCATCGGCTGCGACACGGGCCAGGGCTGGCTCTACTCCCGCCCGGTCGCGGCGGATCGTATCTCCCTACTGCTGGAGGGGGCGGCCTGA
- a CDS encoding LLM class flavin-dependent oxidoreductase: protein MTYVRSAGGTQVTVDPTDDGIRGERHGTAPVPLSVLDLVTVGAGRTATDALRTSVDIAKLAEARGYHRYWVAEHHSMPGVASSSPAVILAHLAAHTERIRLGSGGVMLPNHAPLVIAEQFGTLEAMAPGRVDLGLGRAPGTDGATAAALRRTERLGDGADDFPQQLAELIRFLDDDFPDGHPYSRIHAVPGPVQATSPGGVQSPHRPPVWLLGSSGFSARLAGALGLPFAFAHHFSAQNTIPALDLYRESFKPSALLDAPYAVIGVSALATDDEKEARRQVMAAALNMVRLRTGRPGLVPTPEEAEAHQFTEMERDFITSWNANVVHGTPDQVRTGLDDLAKRTGADELMLTANAHSSEARLHSYDLIASAYGLPEA, encoded by the coding sequence ATGACGTACGTACGCAGTGCAGGAGGCACCCAAGTGACAGTGGACCCGACCGACGACGGCATCCGCGGCGAGCGGCACGGCACCGCCCCCGTGCCCCTGTCCGTGCTCGACCTCGTCACCGTCGGCGCGGGGCGCACCGCCACCGACGCGCTGCGCACCAGCGTCGACATCGCGAAGCTGGCCGAGGCCCGCGGGTACCACCGCTACTGGGTCGCCGAGCACCACTCCATGCCGGGCGTCGCCTCGTCGTCCCCGGCCGTGATCCTGGCCCACCTCGCCGCCCACACGGAGCGCATCCGGCTGGGCTCCGGCGGCGTCATGCTGCCCAACCACGCGCCGCTCGTCATCGCCGAGCAGTTCGGCACCCTGGAGGCGATGGCCCCGGGCCGCGTCGACCTCGGCCTCGGCCGCGCCCCCGGCACGGACGGCGCCACCGCGGCCGCCCTGCGCCGTACCGAACGCCTGGGGGACGGCGCCGACGACTTCCCGCAGCAACTCGCCGAACTCATCCGCTTCCTGGACGACGACTTCCCCGACGGCCACCCCTACAGCCGCATCCACGCCGTCCCCGGCCCCGTGCAGGCGACCTCGCCCGGCGGCGTCCAGTCCCCGCACCGCCCGCCGGTCTGGCTGCTCGGCTCCTCCGGCTTCAGCGCCCGCCTCGCCGGCGCCCTCGGCCTGCCGTTCGCCTTCGCGCACCACTTCTCCGCGCAGAACACGATCCCGGCGCTCGACCTCTACCGCGAGTCGTTCAAGCCCTCCGCGCTCCTCGACGCCCCGTACGCCGTCATCGGCGTCTCGGCCCTCGCGACCGACGACGAGAAGGAGGCCCGCCGCCAGGTCATGGCCGCCGCCCTGAACATGGTCCGCCTGCGCACCGGCCGCCCCGGCCTGGTCCCCACCCCCGAGGAGGCGGAAGCACACCAGTTCACGGAGATGGAGCGGGACTTCATCACGTCCTGGAACGCGAACGTCGTCCACGGCACCCCCGACCAGGTCCGCACCGGCCTCGACGACCTCGCCAAGCGCACAGGCGCCGACGAACTCATGCTCACGGCCAACGCCCACAGCAGCGAGGCCCGCCTGCACAGCTACGACCTGATCGCGAGCGCATACGGGCTGCCGGAGGCGTAG
- a CDS encoding decarboxylase: MDVSFLGGPHPQRGVGVVAPFDFVLDRELWRWIPDEVSLHLTRTPYVPVEVSLDLARLVSEHETLAEAVRALTAAEPEVLAYACTSGSFVGGTPGERAMCEAMTREGAVASVTTSGALLEALDELGARRIALVTPYTWSVTQSLEEYLAEARVSVTGRAYLGLTRHIWKVPYRDVADMARRAVLGSEGGVDCLFISCTNLPTYDVIPQLEAELRMPVISANQVTMWSALRRLGTRAVGPYQALIDPTARPGASPLNPPAPPQGLPEVPPAEGGGWT, translated from the coding sequence ATGGACGTCTCTTTCCTCGGCGGACCACACCCTCAACGCGGTGTGGGTGTCGTCGCCCCTTTCGACTTCGTCCTCGACCGCGAACTGTGGCGCTGGATCCCGGACGAGGTCTCCCTCCATCTGACCCGGACGCCGTACGTGCCCGTGGAGGTCAGCCTCGACCTCGCACGCCTGGTCAGCGAGCACGAGACCCTCGCCGAGGCGGTCCGCGCACTGACCGCCGCCGAGCCCGAAGTCCTCGCGTACGCCTGTACGTCGGGCAGTTTCGTCGGCGGCACGCCCGGTGAACGCGCGATGTGCGAGGCCATGACCCGCGAGGGCGCGGTCGCCTCGGTGACCACGTCCGGCGCGCTCCTGGAAGCCCTCGACGAACTGGGCGCGCGCCGCATCGCGCTCGTCACCCCCTACACGTGGTCGGTCACGCAGTCCCTGGAGGAGTACCTGGCGGAGGCGCGGGTGTCCGTCACGGGCCGCGCCTACCTCGGCCTCACCCGGCACATCTGGAAGGTGCCCTACCGGGACGTGGCCGACATGGCGCGCCGCGCGGTCCTCGGCAGCGAGGGAGGCGTGGACTGCCTCTTCATCAGCTGCACGAACCTCCCGACGTACGACGTCATTCCGCAACTGGAAGCGGAACTGCGGATGCCGGTGATCTCGGCGAACCAGGTGACGATGTGGTCCGCACTGCGTCGGCTGGGTACCCGTGCGGTAGGGCCCTATCAGGCACTGATCGATCCGACGGCGAGGCCGGGCGCGAGTCCGCTGAACCCGCCGGCTCCGCCCCAGGGCCTGCCCGAAGTACCACCCGCAGAAGGAGGAGGCTGGACGTGA
- a CDS encoding decarboxylase — MTALGFLYPGHSAEDDYPRMEQMLGSDIRLQVVHTDIGEDAHRVDALLEMGSADRLAAGVEELRLSGAEAVVWACTSASFVFGWEGAHDQVRKLAMAAGLPASSTSFAFAHAAREVRATRVAVAATYPEDVAGHFAAFLKDGGVEVVAARGSGIITAAEVGTWGRDEVFALARAGDHPDAEALLLPDTALHTAAYVRDLEAEVGKPVLTANQVTLWEALRLAERRVNAPALGALFTKEPLVQAPVTG, encoded by the coding sequence GTGACGGCACTCGGATTTCTCTACCCGGGGCACTCGGCAGAGGACGACTACCCCCGCATGGAGCAGATGCTCGGCAGCGACATCCGGCTGCAGGTCGTCCACACGGACATCGGTGAGGACGCGCACCGCGTCGACGCGCTGCTCGAGATGGGCTCGGCGGACCGGCTCGCCGCGGGCGTCGAGGAGCTGCGGCTCTCCGGCGCGGAGGCGGTGGTGTGGGCGTGCACCAGCGCCAGCTTCGTCTTCGGCTGGGAGGGCGCACACGACCAGGTGCGCAAGCTGGCCATGGCGGCAGGCCTGCCCGCCTCGTCGACGTCGTTCGCCTTCGCCCACGCCGCGCGCGAGGTGCGGGCCACGCGGGTCGCGGTCGCGGCGACGTACCCGGAGGACGTGGCGGGCCACTTCGCCGCCTTCCTGAAGGACGGCGGCGTGGAGGTCGTGGCGGCAAGGGGGAGCGGCATCATCACGGCGGCGGAGGTGGGCACGTGGGGGCGCGACGAGGTCTTCGCGCTGGCCCGCGCGGGCGACCACCCGGACGCGGAGGCGCTGCTCCTGCCGGACACGGCGCTGCACACGGCGGCGTACGTCCGCGACCTGGAGGCGGAGGTCGGCAAGCCGGTCCTGACGGCGAACCAGGTCACCCTCTGGGAGGCGCTGCGGCTGGCCGAGCGCAGGGTGAACGCGCCGGCGCTGGGCGCCCTGTTCACGAAGGAACCGCTGGTCCAGGCGCCGGTCACGGGCTGA
- a CDS encoding phosphatase PAP2 family protein: MPKTDMPGTTGITGHRLRWWTELPLIVLVYAAYSAGRLIVRGDVASAIDHGVGILKAEQFLRLNAESPLNRLFTANAWIGVPADFWYASLHYLVTPAVLVWLFRSRAVHYRAARAWLMISTMIGLIGFTLLPTCPPRLLSKGYGFVDTMAQYSDFGWWGGEASAPRGLGGMTNQYAAMPSLHVGWALWCGVMLWRCGRSPLSKVAAVGYPLITTIVVMGTANHYFFDALAGAAVMGVGLLLVRPVQRLTEPTMNRLRARFLQSPEAPSATESSIVGAGCQTSTGERIPRQRKQSAPQGAESSARPTGAGHPADVSGDGAPAPAH, from the coding sequence ATGCCGAAGACCGACATGCCGGGCACCACGGGCATAACCGGGCACCGGCTCCGCTGGTGGACCGAGCTGCCGCTGATCGTGCTGGTGTACGCCGCGTACTCAGCGGGCCGGCTGATCGTGCGAGGCGATGTCGCAAGCGCCATCGACCACGGTGTGGGGATCCTCAAGGCCGAGCAGTTCCTGCGTCTCAACGCGGAGAGCCCGCTGAACCGCCTGTTCACCGCCAACGCCTGGATCGGTGTCCCCGCGGACTTCTGGTACGCCTCGCTGCACTACCTCGTCACGCCCGCCGTGCTCGTCTGGCTGTTCCGCAGCCGCGCGGTGCACTACCGGGCCGCACGCGCGTGGCTGATGATCTCCACCATGATCGGCCTGATCGGCTTCACGCTCCTGCCGACCTGTCCGCCCCGGCTGCTCAGCAAGGGGTACGGCTTCGTCGACACGATGGCGCAGTACAGCGACTTCGGCTGGTGGGGCGGCGAGGCGAGCGCGCCGCGCGGCCTCGGCGGGATGACCAACCAGTACGCGGCGATGCCCAGCCTGCACGTCGGGTGGGCGCTGTGGTGCGGCGTGATGCTGTGGCGGTGCGGGCGTTCCCCGCTCTCCAAGGTCGCCGCCGTCGGCTACCCGCTGATCACGACGATCGTGGTGATGGGCACCGCCAACCACTACTTCTTCGACGCGCTCGCGGGCGCCGCCGTGATGGGTGTCGGACTGCTGCTCGTGCGGCCCGTGCAGCGGCTCACGGAGCCCACGATGAACCGCCTGCGGGCACGCTTCCTGCAGAGCCCCGAGGCCCCTTCCGCCACGGAGTCCTCGATTGTCGGTGCCGGATGCCAGACTTCGACAGGTGAGCGAATTCCCCGACAGCGCAAGCAGAGTGCCCCCCAAGGCGCCGAGTCGAGTGCCCGCCCAACCGGGGCAGGACACCCGGCCGACGTCTCGGGGGACGGCGCTCCGGCACCGGCTCACTGA